A single window of Gossypium arboreum isolate Shixiya-1 chromosome 13, ASM2569848v2, whole genome shotgun sequence DNA harbors:
- the LOC108464568 gene encoding reticulon-like protein B21 isoform X2, whose translation MDLSYRRLGVKSSVVAAGSVWETRMKSDEFRGGIKVFNGEDEDEEEENINGDDGDKRLKKGQSVGGSKRKTWKNESFDGFKKNPIKVVAKGRSMEHCKDLSLAVVDNGIKKKSPVQVKKGRSDGNERNPILTRKQRSQVHKRTAKTDSNGNEDLGLDSIEENEKNPVETDKVESETEENNEEHGVCQVKTISSSADNGDTVKSSPEPLLDDDDAHSDGDGAEDDEEQIEEENGIEVENEKKSFDIKEMNVQEDKKLPKIDTQVKKSPEEKPNKAINEMKKVHEDKGSNVVNQVKKFSQFHNKTATFSSTMNKQPPPVVKLATSIPTKSKPSSNDDHHYHKFPQTQNKLQNIVMWRDIPKSALIFGIGTFIIISSSYTQDLNISFISVISYMGLVYLSAIFLYRSIICRGVVEIDESNCVVGEEEAIWLLKLVLPYLNEFLLKLRALFSGDPSTTMKMAVLLFVLARCGSSITIWKMAKLGFFGVFIVPKLCTSYSHQLTAYGKFWIGRFRDAWESCTHKKAVAMVLFTLVWNLCSTVARIWAAFMLFVALRYYQQKMTDEWMEREEGLCGSGSSVEI comes from the exons atggatttGAGTTACAGAAGACTAGGTGTTAAAAGCAGTGTTGTTGCAGCTGGGTCGGTGTGGGAAACTAGAATGAAGAGCGATGAATTCAGAGGTGGAATCAAGGTTTTCAATGgagaagatgaagatgaagaagaagaaaacatcAATGGTGATGATGGTGATAAAAGATTGAAGAAAGGACAAAGTGTCGGTGGTAGCAAGAGAAAGACTTGGAAAAATGAAAGCTTTGATGGGTTCAAGAAGAACCCAATTAAGGTAGTAGCTAAAGGAAGATCCATGGAACATTGTAAAGATTTGAGCTTGGCTGTTGTTGATAATGGGATTAAGAAGAAGAGTCCAGTTCAGGTCAAGAAAGGAAGATCTGATGGAAATGAGAGAAACCCAATTCTTACGAGGAAGCAAAGATCTCAAGTTCATAAAAGGACTGCAAAAACAGATTCAAATGGAAATGAAGATTTGGGTTTGGATTCCATTGAAGAAAATGAGAAGAATCCAGTTGAAACAGACAAGGTTGAATCTGAGACTGAAGAGAACAATGAAGAGCATGGTGTTTGCCAAGTCAAAACCATTTCAAGCTCTGCTGATAATGGAGATACAGTCAAATCATCACCTGAACCATtacttgatgatgatgatgctcaTAGTGATGGTGATGGTGCTGAAGATGATGAAGAACAGATAGAGGAAGAGAATGGAATTGAAGTTGAAAATGAAAAGAAGAGCTTTGATATTAAGGAAATGAATGTACAAGAGGACAAGAAGCTTCCCAAAATTGATACTCAAGTGAAGAAATCACCAGAAGAAAAGCCTAACAAAGCTATCAATGAAATGAAGAAGGTACATGAGGATAAAGGTAGCAATGTTGTTAATCAAGTGAAGAAATTTAGTCAATTCCATAACAAAACTGCAACTTTTTCTTCAACTATGAACAAACAGCCTCCACCAGTTGTAAAGCTTGCTACTTCAATTCCCACAAAATCTAAACCTT CCTCAAATGATGATCACCATTACCACAAATTCCCACAAACACAGAACAAATTGCAGAATATAG TAATGTGGAGAGACATACCAAAATCGGCATTGATCTTCGGAATAGGAACATTCATCATAATCTCATCCTCTTACACACAAGATCTCAACATCAG CTTTATTTCTGTAATTTCCTATATGGGACTTGTTTACCTTTCAGCCATTTTCCTTTACAGATCAATCATCtgcag GGGAGTTGTGGAAATAGATGAATCAAACTGTGTGGTTGGAGAAGAAGAAGCAATTTGGTTACTTAAATTGGTTCTTCCTTACTTGAATGAGTTCTTATTAAAGCTGAGGGCACTTTTTTCTGGTGATCCTTCAACAACAATGAAG ATGGCAGTGCTGCTGTTTGTTTTGGCCAGGTGTGGCAGCTCTATTACCATCTGGAAAATGGCTAAACTGG GTTTCTTTGGCGTTTTCATTGTTCCAAAACTCTGCACTTCTTATTCTCACCAACTAACTGCATACG GAAAATTTTGGATTGGACGGTTTCGAGATGCATGGGAATCATGCACGCATAAAAAGGCCGTGGCAATGGTCCTCTTCACCCTGGTTTGGAACCTATGTTCTACTGTTGCTCGCATTTGGGCCG CATTCATGCTATTTGTGGCACTTCGATACTATCAGCAAAAAATGACGGATGAATGGATGGAGAGGGAAGAAGGTCTATGTGGAAGTGGATCATCCGTTGAAATTTAA
- the LOC108464568 gene encoding reticulon-like protein B21 isoform X1 — MDLSYRRLGVKSSVVAAGSVWETRMKSDEFRGGIKVFNGEDEDEEEENINGDDGDKRLKKGQSVGGSKRKTWKNESFDGFKKNPIKVVAKGRSMEHCKDLSLAVVDNGIKKKSPVQVKKGRSDGNERNPILTRKQRSQVHKRTAKTDSNGNEDLGLDSIEENEKNPVETDKVESETEENNEEHGVCQVKTISSSADNGDTVKSSPEPLLDDDDAHSDGDGAEDDEEQIEEENGIEVENEKKSFDIKEMNVQEDKKLPKIDTQVKKSPEEKPNKAINEMKKVHEDKGSNVVNQVKKFSQFHNKTATFSSTMNKQPPPVVKLATSIPTKSKPSSNDDHHYHKFPQTQNKLQNIVDLVMWRDIPKSALIFGIGTFIIISSSYTQDLNISFISVISYMGLVYLSAIFLYRSIICRGVVEIDESNCVVGEEEAIWLLKLVLPYLNEFLLKLRALFSGDPSTTMKMAVLLFVLARCGSSITIWKMAKLGFFGVFIVPKLCTSYSHQLTAYGKFWIGRFRDAWESCTHKKAVAMVLFTLVWNLCSTVARIWAAFMLFVALRYYQQKMTDEWMEREEGLCGSGSSVEI, encoded by the exons atggatttGAGTTACAGAAGACTAGGTGTTAAAAGCAGTGTTGTTGCAGCTGGGTCGGTGTGGGAAACTAGAATGAAGAGCGATGAATTCAGAGGTGGAATCAAGGTTTTCAATGgagaagatgaagatgaagaagaagaaaacatcAATGGTGATGATGGTGATAAAAGATTGAAGAAAGGACAAAGTGTCGGTGGTAGCAAGAGAAAGACTTGGAAAAATGAAAGCTTTGATGGGTTCAAGAAGAACCCAATTAAGGTAGTAGCTAAAGGAAGATCCATGGAACATTGTAAAGATTTGAGCTTGGCTGTTGTTGATAATGGGATTAAGAAGAAGAGTCCAGTTCAGGTCAAGAAAGGAAGATCTGATGGAAATGAGAGAAACCCAATTCTTACGAGGAAGCAAAGATCTCAAGTTCATAAAAGGACTGCAAAAACAGATTCAAATGGAAATGAAGATTTGGGTTTGGATTCCATTGAAGAAAATGAGAAGAATCCAGTTGAAACAGACAAGGTTGAATCTGAGACTGAAGAGAACAATGAAGAGCATGGTGTTTGCCAAGTCAAAACCATTTCAAGCTCTGCTGATAATGGAGATACAGTCAAATCATCACCTGAACCATtacttgatgatgatgatgctcaTAGTGATGGTGATGGTGCTGAAGATGATGAAGAACAGATAGAGGAAGAGAATGGAATTGAAGTTGAAAATGAAAAGAAGAGCTTTGATATTAAGGAAATGAATGTACAAGAGGACAAGAAGCTTCCCAAAATTGATACTCAAGTGAAGAAATCACCAGAAGAAAAGCCTAACAAAGCTATCAATGAAATGAAGAAGGTACATGAGGATAAAGGTAGCAATGTTGTTAATCAAGTGAAGAAATTTAGTCAATTCCATAACAAAACTGCAACTTTTTCTTCAACTATGAACAAACAGCCTCCACCAGTTGTAAAGCTTGCTACTTCAATTCCCACAAAATCTAAACCTT CCTCAAATGATGATCACCATTACCACAAATTCCCACAAACACAGAACAAATTGCAGAATATAG TTGATTTAGTAATGTGGAGAGACATACCAAAATCGGCATTGATCTTCGGAATAGGAACATTCATCATAATCTCATCCTCTTACACACAAGATCTCAACATCAG CTTTATTTCTGTAATTTCCTATATGGGACTTGTTTACCTTTCAGCCATTTTCCTTTACAGATCAATCATCtgcag GGGAGTTGTGGAAATAGATGAATCAAACTGTGTGGTTGGAGAAGAAGAAGCAATTTGGTTACTTAAATTGGTTCTTCCTTACTTGAATGAGTTCTTATTAAAGCTGAGGGCACTTTTTTCTGGTGATCCTTCAACAACAATGAAG ATGGCAGTGCTGCTGTTTGTTTTGGCCAGGTGTGGCAGCTCTATTACCATCTGGAAAATGGCTAAACTGG GTTTCTTTGGCGTTTTCATTGTTCCAAAACTCTGCACTTCTTATTCTCACCAACTAACTGCATACG GAAAATTTTGGATTGGACGGTTTCGAGATGCATGGGAATCATGCACGCATAAAAAGGCCGTGGCAATGGTCCTCTTCACCCTGGTTTGGAACCTATGTTCTACTGTTGCTCGCATTTGGGCCG CATTCATGCTATTTGTGGCACTTCGATACTATCAGCAAAAAATGACGGATGAATGGATGGAGAGGGAAGAAGGTCTATGTGGAAGTGGATCATCCGTTGAAATTTAA